A region of Neovison vison isolate M4711 chromosome 7, ASM_NN_V1, whole genome shotgun sequence DNA encodes the following proteins:
- the FZD4 gene encoding frizzled-4 isoform X2: MARRGAVPSVLGAPGGVDLSLRLLLLLLLLLEPARGFGDEEERRCDPIRISMCQNLGYNVTKMPNLVGHELQTDAELQLTTFTPLIQYGCSSQLQFFLCSVYVPMCTEKINIPIGPCGGMCLSVKRRCEPVLKEFGFAWPESLNCSKFPPQNDHNHMCMEGPGDEEVPLPHKTPLQPGEECHSVGTNSDQYIWVKRSLNCVLKCGYDAGLYSRSAKEFTDIWMAVWASLCFISTAFTVLTFLIDSSRFSYPERPIIFLSMCYNIYSIAYIVRLTVGRERISCDFEEAAEPVLIQEGLKNTGCAIIFLLMYFFGMASSIWWVILTLTWFLAAGLKWGHEAIEMHSSYFHIAAWAIPAVKTIVILIMRLVDADELTGLCYVGNQNLDALTGFVVAPLFTYLVIGTLFIAAGLVALFKIRSNLQKDGTKTDKLERLMVKIGVFSVLYTVPATCVIACYFYEISNWALFRYSADDSNMAVEMLKIFMSLLVGITSGMWIWSAKTLHTWQKCSNRLVNSGKVKREKRGNGWVKPGKGNETVV; encoded by the exons ATGGCCCGGCGGGGCGCAGTGCCGAGCGTCCTGGGGGCGCCCGGGGGCGTCGATCTCAGTCtgaggctgctgctgctgttgctgctgctcctGGAGCCAGCGCGGGGCTTCGGGGACGAGGAGGAGCGGCGCTGCGACCCCATCCGCATCTCCATGTGCCAGAACCTGGGCTACAACGTGACCAAGATGCCCAACCTGGTGGGGCACGAGCTGCAGACAGACGCGGAGCTGCAGCTGACAACTTTCACGCCGCTCATCCAGTACGGCTGCTCCAGCCAGCTGCAG TTCTTCCTTTGTTCGGTTTACGTGCCAATGTGCACAGAGAAGATCAACATCCCCATCGGCCCGTGTGGCGGCATGTGTCTTTCGGTCAAGAGGCGCTGTGAACCTGTCCTGAAGGAATTTGGCTTTGCCTGGCCCGAGAGCCTGAACTGCAGCAAATTCCCACCCCAGAATGACCACAACCACATGTGCATGGAAGGGCCGGGTGATGAGGAGGTGCCCTTACCTCACAAAACCCCCCTCCAGCCTGGGGAAGAGTGCCACTCCGTAGGCACCAACTCGGATCAGTACATCTGGGTGAAAAGGAGCCTGAACTGTGTTCTCAAGTGTGGCTATGATGCTGGCTTGTACAGCCGCTCGGCCAAGGAGTTCACGGATATCTGGATGGCCGTGTGGGCCAGCCTGTGCTTCATCTCCACCGCATTCACTGTGCTCACCTTCCTGATCGATTCCTCcaggttctcctaccctgagcgccCCATCATATTTCTCAGTATGTGCTATAATATTTATAGCATTGCTTATATTGTCAGGCTGACCGTAGGCCGGGAAAGGATATCCTGCGATTTTGAAGAGGCAGCAGAACCTGTTCTCATCCAAGAAGGACTTAAGAACACAGGATGTGCAATCATTTTCTTGCTGATGTACTTTTTTGGAATGGCCAGTTCCATCTGGTGGGTTATTCTGACGCTCACTTGGTTTTTGGCTGCCGGACTCAAATGGGGTCATGAGGCCATTGAGATGCACAGCTCTTATTTCCACATTGCTGCCTGGGCCATCCCTGCTGTGAAAACCATTGTCATCTTGATTATGAGACTGGTGGATGCAGACGAACTGACCGGCCTGTGCTACGTCGGGAACCAAAACCTCGATGCCCTCACAGGCTTTGTGGTGGCTCCCCTCTTCACATATTTGGTGATTGGAACCCTGTTTATCGCTGCTGGTTTAGTGGCCTTGTTCAAAATTCGATCCAATCTGCAAAAGGATGGGACAAAGACAGACAAGTTGGAAAGGCTGATGGTTAAGATCGGGGTCTTCTCGGTCCTGTACACGGTGCCTGCCACATGTGTGATTGCCTGCTATTTCTATGAAATCTCCAACTGGGCGCTCTTCCGGTATTCTGCAGATGACTCCAATATGGCGGTGGAGATGTTGAAGATTTTTATGTCTTTGCTGGTGGGCATCACCTCAGGCATGTGGATTTGGTCTGCCAAGACTCTGCACACCTGGCAGAAGTGTTCTAACAGATTGGTGAATTCTGGGAAGGTAAAGAGAGAAAAGCGAGGGAACGGTTGGGTGAAGCCTGGGAAAGGCAACGAAACTGTGGTATAA
- the FZD4 gene encoding frizzled-4 isoform X1 → MPNLVGHELQTDAELQLTTFTPLIQYGCSSQLQFFLCSVYVPMCTEKINIPIGPCGGMCLSVKRRCEPVLKEFGFAWPESLNCSKFPPQNDHNHMCMEGPGDEEVPLPHKTPLQPGEECHSVGTNSDQYIWVKRSLNCVLKCGYDAGLYSRSAKEFTDIWMAVWASLCFISTAFTVLTFLIDSSRFSYPERPIIFLSMCYNIYSIAYIVRLTVGRERISCDFEEAAEPVLIQEGLKNTGCAIIFLLMYFFGMASSIWWVILTLTWFLAAGLKWGHEAIEMHSSYFHIAAWAIPAVKTIVILIMRLVDADELTGLCYVGNQNLDALTGFVVAPLFTYLVIGTLFIAAGLVALFKIRSNLQKDGTKTDKLERLMVKIGVFSVLYTVPATCVIACYFYEISNWALFRYSADDSNMAVEMLKIFMSLLVGITSGMWIWSAKTLHTWQKCSNRLVNSGKVKREKRGNGWVKPGKGNETVV, encoded by the exons ATGCCCAACCTGGTGGGGCACGAGCTGCAGACAGACGCGGAGCTGCAGCTGACAACTTTCACGCCGCTCATCCAGTACGGCTGCTCCAGCCAGCTGCAG TTCTTCCTTTGTTCGGTTTACGTGCCAATGTGCACAGAGAAGATCAACATCCCCATCGGCCCGTGTGGCGGCATGTGTCTTTCGGTCAAGAGGCGCTGTGAACCTGTCCTGAAGGAATTTGGCTTTGCCTGGCCCGAGAGCCTGAACTGCAGCAAATTCCCACCCCAGAATGACCACAACCACATGTGCATGGAAGGGCCGGGTGATGAGGAGGTGCCCTTACCTCACAAAACCCCCCTCCAGCCTGGGGAAGAGTGCCACTCCGTAGGCACCAACTCGGATCAGTACATCTGGGTGAAAAGGAGCCTGAACTGTGTTCTCAAGTGTGGCTATGATGCTGGCTTGTACAGCCGCTCGGCCAAGGAGTTCACGGATATCTGGATGGCCGTGTGGGCCAGCCTGTGCTTCATCTCCACCGCATTCACTGTGCTCACCTTCCTGATCGATTCCTCcaggttctcctaccctgagcgccCCATCATATTTCTCAGTATGTGCTATAATATTTATAGCATTGCTTATATTGTCAGGCTGACCGTAGGCCGGGAAAGGATATCCTGCGATTTTGAAGAGGCAGCAGAACCTGTTCTCATCCAAGAAGGACTTAAGAACACAGGATGTGCAATCATTTTCTTGCTGATGTACTTTTTTGGAATGGCCAGTTCCATCTGGTGGGTTATTCTGACGCTCACTTGGTTTTTGGCTGCCGGACTCAAATGGGGTCATGAGGCCATTGAGATGCACAGCTCTTATTTCCACATTGCTGCCTGGGCCATCCCTGCTGTGAAAACCATTGTCATCTTGATTATGAGACTGGTGGATGCAGACGAACTGACCGGCCTGTGCTACGTCGGGAACCAAAACCTCGATGCCCTCACAGGCTTTGTGGTGGCTCCCCTCTTCACATATTTGGTGATTGGAACCCTGTTTATCGCTGCTGGTTTAGTGGCCTTGTTCAAAATTCGATCCAATCTGCAAAAGGATGGGACAAAGACAGACAAGTTGGAAAGGCTGATGGTTAAGATCGGGGTCTTCTCGGTCCTGTACACGGTGCCTGCCACATGTGTGATTGCCTGCTATTTCTATGAAATCTCCAACTGGGCGCTCTTCCGGTATTCTGCAGATGACTCCAATATGGCGGTGGAGATGTTGAAGATTTTTATGTCTTTGCTGGTGGGCATCACCTCAGGCATGTGGATTTGGTCTGCCAAGACTCTGCACACCTGGCAGAAGTGTTCTAACAGATTGGTGAATTCTGGGAAGGTAAAGAGAGAAAAGCGAGGGAACGGTTGGGTGAAGCCTGGGAAAGGCAACGAAACTGTGGTATAA